One Oncorhynchus kisutch isolate 150728-3 linkage group LG13, Okis_V2, whole genome shotgun sequence DNA window includes the following coding sequences:
- the LOC109901818 gene encoding proline and serine-rich protein 3-like gives MHLLCDILPYTAQPLSPPPSHQRSPKRRSLGPTGPLGSPKPSSAPQTPPLKSPLVNMSPLHHCPHHVGDADHAERPSYTDWSVSQHSTRCKDRVTPWREEPSRDWGQQESRPGVVREGRPGDRAQSPSPIHITLGQVVSEVMFLTMDSPDPPRTPVSSDSPRYVPPQSPAPPPSAQQPREVVAQLLQEAEDSDEQEFKDDPLLNVLRQQRMGEGANQRGGLTVG, from the exons ATGCACCTCCTCTGTGACATCCTTCCTTATACCGCTcagcccctctcccctccacccagcCACCAGAGGAGCCCAAAGAGGAGGTCTCTAGGGCCGACCGGACCATTAGGCAGCCCAAAGCCCAGTTCAGCTCCACAGACACCTCCACTGAAGAGCCCACTAGTAAACATGAGTCCTCTTCACCACTGCCCGCATCACGTCGGTGATGCGGACCATGCTGAGAGGCCCAGCTATACAGATTGGAGTGTGAGCCAACACAGCACCAGATGTAAAGACAGGGTCACCCCATGGAGGGAGGAGCCCAGCAGAGACTGGGGGCAACAGGAAAGCAGGCCAGGGGTAGTGAGAGAGGGCCGCCCTGGAGATCGTGCTCAATCACCCTCTCCCATACACATTACCCTGGGACAG GTAGTTTCAGAGGTAATGTTCCTGACCATGGACTCCCCGGACCCGCCCAGAACCCCTGTGTCCTCTGACTCTCCCAGATATGTGCCCCCGCAGTCCCCTGCCCCGCCTCCCAGTGCACAGCAGCCCCGGGAGGTCGTAGCTCAGCTGCTGCAGGAGGCTGAAG ATTCAGACGAGCAAGAGTTTAAAGACGACCCCTTACTGAATGTCTTAAGGCAGCAGAGGATGGGTGAAGGAGCAAATCAG